TCGGCTTCGACGCCGCGACGGATGGTGTAGTTATCAGTGGCCAAAGCAGGAAGAGTGAAAGGGTAAGAAAAAGCCGCGAACAAAAAATGAGCAATGAAAAACGCCGCAGGCGGCATCATTCATTGCTCACTGTTTCAGCAGCAAAAAGCCGGATTACATCTGGGGCTGCATCTTTTTGATGTCTTCGGTGGCATTCACCGAGTTCAGCTCGCGGTACTGCTCGGGCTGCTTGGCACCTTTGGTGGTGTCGGGCGCGGCGGGCAGGGGCGGCAGCTCGGTGGTGGCAATGTCATCGTCGCCCTCGGTGGCCGAAGGACCGCAGGACGGCAGCGTGAACGACAGCAGGGCAGCGGCCAGCAGGCCGGGGAGGAGCGTTTTTTTCATGTGTGGGGAAACGAATGCGGGCGCAAGTTACGCACGGAGTGCGGCTTGCCATACGGAAATATCACGGGCAAAGCGGTGGCATTGGCTAACAAAAACGGCGGATATTTGCCTGCCCATGCCTGTCCCGCTCTCCGTCGTCATCATCACATTCAATGAAGAAGCCAACATTGCCCGCTGCCTGCAGGCGCTGGGCAACGTGGCCGACGACGTGCTGGTAGTCGATTCCTTCTCGACCGATGCCACCGTCGAAATCTGCCGGCAGCACGGCGCCCGCGTCATTCAGCACGCCTTCGCCGGCTACGTGGAGCAGAAAAACTACGCCACCAGCCAAGCGCGGTTCGACCACGTGCTGCAGCTCGACGCCGACGAAGTGTTGACAGAGGAGCTGCGCCAGTCCATTCGCGCCGCCAAGGCCGACTGGCAGCACGCGGCCTACTCGCTGGCCCGCCTCACCAACTACTGCGGCCACTGGGTGCGCCACGGCGGCTGGTACCCCGACCGCAAGCTGCGCCTCTACGACCGCCGCCTGGGCCGCTGGACCGGCCTGCTCCTGCACGAGCGGTACGAAGTGGACGCCGGCCAAACCACCGGCCACCTCGCCGGCGACGCCCTGCACTACAGCTACCACAGCGTCGCGCAGCACATCAGCCAGCTCAACAAGTTCACCAGCATCACGGCCCAGGAGCTGGCCCTGCGCGGCAAAACCAACGTGAACCTGTTCCACCTGCTGCTCAAGCCGCTCTGGAAATTCGTGCACGGCTACTTTTTCCGGCTGGGTCTGCTTGACGGGTTCGCAGGCCTGTGCATTGCCGGCATTTCGGCCTGGGGCGTGTTTTTGAAATTCGCCAAGCTGAAAACCCGTACCGAAAGCGCCGAAGCATGAGCCAGACCTTCCTCGTGTCTCGCACCGATGCCATTGGCGACGTAGTGCTGACCCTGCCGGTAGCCGGGCAGCTCAAGCAGCTGTTTCCGGGTTGCCGGGTGGTGCTCATCGGGCGCACCTACACGGCGCCCGTGGCGGCGGCCTGCCCCTGGGTCGATGATTTTCTCAACCTCGACGAGCTGGTGAAGCTGTCCGAGCCGGAGCAGGTAGTTGCATTGCAGCGCCAGGCCGCCGCGGCCATCATCCACGTTTTCCCCAACAAGCTGCTGGCTCGTCTGGCCCAAAAAGCTAATATCCCGGTCCGCATTGGTACGCGCAACCGCTGGCGCCACTGGCTCACCTGCAACCGGCTGGTGGCCCTCAGCCGCCGCCACTCACCCCTGCACGAAGCCCAACTCAACCTGCAGCTGCTCCAGCCCCTGGGCTTCATAGGCCCGTCGCCGCTGCCCGAAGTAGCCAAGCTGGTGCGCCTGCAGGCCACCGAGCCCCTGGCGCCCGCGTTGCAGCAGTTGCTGCAGCAGCGCCATCCCGGCCAGCTCAACGTCATCCTGCACCCGCGCAGCCGGGGCAGTGCCCGAGAGTGGGGCCTCGATAATTTTGGGCAGTTGGCCCAGCTCCTGCATCGGGCCGGCCACCGCGTTTTCATCACGGGCACGGCCGCCGAAGGGCAGGAGCTGGCCGACTGGCTTCAGCAAAACGCCGCCTTTCTTGCCGCCGACCTCACTGGTCAGCTTGGCCTGTCGCAGTTTCTGGCCTTCATTGCCGCCGCCGATGGGCTGGTGGCCGGCAGCACCGGGCCGCTGCACCTGGCCGCAGCGCTCGGCCGCCACGCGCTGGGGCTCTACCCGCCCATTAGGCCCATGCACCCCGGCCGCTGGGGGCCGTTGGGCCCGCACGCCGGATTTATGGTCTTCGACAAGCCCAATTGCCAGGACTGCCGCGCACAGCCGGCCGCCTGCACCTGCATCCGGGCCATCGAGCCGGCGGCCGTGGCCGCGCAGGTAGCCGCGTGGGCACTTCTGCCCGCGCCGTGACAGAAGAAATACTGCTCTTTGTCGATATTCTGAGGCTGATTCGTCCACTTAGTTTGGCAGTTCCGGGCCGGAGTGCAACCTAGCGCAAGCTGCTATCCGTACATCGGGCAGGCCTGGGCTGCCCGTTGGGCGTTTTCCCGCCGGTGCCAAGCAACCCGGCCGCCCACATTTTCCGAGTTGCTGATTCAGCCTCTTTTGTCCTAATCCCCTATTCTTTCGTAGGTTTCGGCCTACAATTTCCCCCGCCCACCTGTATGAGCGATTCTCCCGAACGGGTCAAACTGAGCAAAGAGGAAAAAGACCGGCGCTTTCAGGCCGAGTTGATGCCCGTGCTCGACCCGCTCTACAACTTTGCCTACCGGCTCACCCTCGACGAGGACGATGCCAACGACCTCGTGCAGGAAACCTACCTCAAGGCGTACCGCTTTTTCGAGTACTTCGAGCCCGGCACCAACGCCAAGGCCTGGCTTTTCCGCATTCTCAAGAATTCGTTCATCAACGACTTCCGCAAGAAGAGCAAGCAGCCCGCCAAAGTCGACTACAGCGAGATTGAGGGCTATTACAACCCCGACGACGTCGAGGCCGAAGGCGAAGTGGGCGCTTCGTCGTCCGACATGCGCCAGCAGTCGGCCCGCGACCTGATTGGCGACGAAGTGGCCAGCGCCCTAAATTCTTTGCCCGTCGATTTTCGCACCGTCATCATCCTCTGCGACCTCGAAGGCTTTACCTATGAGGAAATGGCCAAAGTGCTTGATATTCCGATTGGTACCGTGCGTTCGCGCCTGCACCGGGCCCGCAACTTTCTCAAGGATAAGCTGGAGAAATACGCCCAATCAATGGGATATGGCAATGACGCAATTGACGACGAAACGGAACTAACCGACTCCGAAAATAATTAACCCTCCCAGCAAGAGCACACACACAGTAGCTCGACTGCATTTCGTTGTCTTTCACCTCCTTTCGCGTATTCTCGTTATGAACCCATCTGCTACTACACAAACCAAAATGTCGGCCCCCGTTGCAGCTACTCCTGACAATGGCCCCGACTGCGAACGCGTGAATACTGTACTCGACCAACTCATCGAAGGCCAGCCCGTGACCGCGGAAGACGAGGACTACCTCTACGACCACGCCACCGATTGCTCGCCCTGCTTCGACGACATCGAGAAGCAACGCACCTTCATTTCCTTTCTGAAGCAGCGCGTGCCTTCTCCCGCCACTCCCTCCACCCTGCACGAGTCCATTTTGGCGCGCGTGGGGGCTGTGGTGGCCTAATACCGGCGCCAACGGCTTAGCTTTGCGTGATGCAAGGCAAAATCATTGTGTTTTCGGCGCCCTCGGGCGCGGGCAAAACCACCATTGTGCACCGGCTCATGGAGCGCGTGCCGGAGCTGAGTTTTTCCATTTCGGCCTGCACCCGCGACCGCCGCGGCCGAGCCGAGGAAAACGGCAAGGACTACTACTTCATCACTGCCGAAGAATTCCAGGACAAGATTCGTCACGACGAGTTTGTGGAATGGGAGGAAGTCTACGAGGGTGCCTTTTACGGCACCCTCAAGTCGGAAATCGAACGCATCTGGGAGAGCGGCAAGCACGCTATTCTGGACGTGGACGTGAAGGGCGGGCTCAGCATCAAGGACTTTTATAAGGACCGCGCGCTGGCCATTTTTGTCCGCCCGCCGTCCATCGAAGTGCTGGAGCAGCGCCTGCAGGCCCGCGCCA
This DNA window, taken from Hymenobacter sp. 5317J-9, encodes the following:
- a CDS encoding glycosyltransferase family 9 protein; this translates as MSRTDAIGDVVLTLPVAGQLKQLFPGCRVVLIGRTYTAPVAAACPWVDDFLNLDELVKLSEPEQVVALQRQAAAAIIHVFPNKLLARLAQKANIPVRIGTRNRWRHWLTCNRLVALSRRHSPLHEAQLNLQLLQPLGFIGPSPLPEVAKLVRLQATEPLAPALQQLLQQRHPGQLNVILHPRSRGSAREWGLDNFGQLAQLLHRAGHRVFITGTAAEGQELADWLQQNAAFLAADLTGQLGLSQFLAFIAAADGLVAGSTGPLHLAAALGRHALGLYPPIRPMHPGRWGPLGPHAGFMVFDKPNCQDCRAQPAACTCIRAIEPAAVAAQVAAWALLPAP
- the gmk gene encoding guanylate kinase; this encodes MQGKIIVFSAPSGAGKTTIVHRLMERVPELSFSISACTRDRRGRAEENGKDYYFITAEEFQDKIRHDEFVEWEEVYEGAFYGTLKSEIERIWESGKHAILDVDVKGGLSIKDFYKDRALAIFVRPPSIEVLEQRLQARATDSQSSISSRVYKAKFELAFEDRFDVTVVNDDLDAATDHAEKLVRQFISAEPAVV
- a CDS encoding glycosyltransferase family 2 protein; the encoded protein is MPVPLSVVIITFNEEANIARCLQALGNVADDVLVVDSFSTDATVEICRQHGARVIQHAFAGYVEQKNYATSQARFDHVLQLDADEVLTEELRQSIRAAKADWQHAAYSLARLTNYCGHWVRHGGWYPDRKLRLYDRRLGRWTGLLLHERYEVDAGQTTGHLAGDALHYSYHSVAQHISQLNKFTSITAQELALRGKTNVNLFHLLLKPLWKFVHGYFFRLGLLDGFAGLCIAGISAWGVFLKFAKLKTRTESAEA
- a CDS encoding sigma-70 family RNA polymerase sigma factor, yielding MSDSPERVKLSKEEKDRRFQAELMPVLDPLYNFAYRLTLDEDDANDLVQETYLKAYRFFEYFEPGTNAKAWLFRILKNSFINDFRKKSKQPAKVDYSEIEGYYNPDDVEAEGEVGASSSDMRQQSARDLIGDEVASALNSLPVDFRTVIILCDLEGFTYEEMAKVLDIPIGTVRSRLHRARNFLKDKLEKYAQSMGYGNDAIDDETELTDSENN